One genomic segment of Plasmodium cynomolgi strain B DNA, chromosome 14, whole genome shotgun sequence includes these proteins:
- a CDS encoding hypothetical protein (putative), with protein MSEEGFDLYPLEEGALIGHINVDEEVNKKTKTYLSMSLKYIREKKLKSCEEYLSGVLPAVREHPFEHLTLMTIKIYCNLRLNNYRLVSSDLSSIGNLDKNSYNFEHVAWKYKKKNGSMISFLLRLINCYYPYTLNLHFTSFDRLYLLILHYEKLLHECTAQLGSKIALDEDQILQLAEKRKKVILHNIAVACYVLCDLLLKKNYIEQAIHLLKEKILRYDANHIATISLIGKLSLLMGALDSAARSFDLVEHLIGGSNPSTGEAAFQNDAASPNDAASQNDAARAHTLTNSTFFNLYLEDYPSALQKILEIPPNLPAEQNRGEAANDYAIYCNNIAVTYFFNNDVNKSIKTMEETVTRDHGNAYPSLVKNLNLLYEFTKVRNEREGT; from the exons ATGAGCGAAGAAGGATTCGATCTGTATCCCCTGGAAGAGGGCGCACTGATAGGCCACATAAACGTTGACGAggaggtaaataaaaaaacgaaaacataTCTGAGCATGTCCCTAAAATACATTCGTGAGAAGAAGCTCAAAAGTTGCGAAGAATATCTGAGCGGAGTACTACCCGCTGTTAGGGAACACCCATTTGAACACCTAACCTTGATgacgataaaaatatattgtaatttAAGACTGAATAATTATCGTCTCGTTTCCAGTGACCTCAGTTCGATTGGTAATTTAGATAAAAACAGTTACAACTTTGAACACGTCGCATggaaatataagaaaaaaaatggctccATGATTTCTTTCCTCCTCAGACTGATTAACTGCTACTACCCCTACACTCTCAATTTGCACTTTACATCATTCGACCGACTGTACCTATTGATACTGCACTATGAGAAGTTGCTTCATGAGTGCACCGCTCAGTTGGGAAGTA AGATCGCGCTTGATGAGGATCAAATACTGCAACTGGCagagaagaggaagaaggtcATCCTGCACAATATCGCAGTCGCGTGCTACGTCCTCTGTGACCTCTTGCTTAAGAAGAATTACATCGAGCAAGCTATTCATCTcctgaaggaaaaaatattgcgaTATGATGCAAACCATATTGCCACCATATCTTTGATTGGAAAACTGTCTTTGCTTATGGGGGCACTGGATTCCGCGGCGAGGTCCTTCGACTTGGTTGAGCACCTAATCGGGGGGAGTAATCCTTCCACGGGAGAAGCAGCTTTCCAGAATGACGCAGCTTCCCCGAATGACGCAGCTTCCCAGAATGACGCAGCGAGAGCACACACCTTGACAAATTCAACTTTCTTTAATCTCTACCTCGAGGATTATCCATCCGCattgcaaaaaattctgGAGATCCCCCCAAACCTCCCAGCGGAGCAAAACAGAGGAGAGGCGGCCAACGACTACGCCATATACTGCAACAACATCGCAGTCACTTACTTCTTTAACAATGACGTGAATAAATCGATTAAGACTATGGAAGAAACTGTGACTAGGGACCACGGCAATGCTTACCCTTCGCTTGTAAAAAATCTGAACCTCTTATACGAGTTCACCAAAGTGAGAAATGAGAGAGAGGgcacttaa
- a CDS encoding hypothetical protein (putative) has product MYISFFINANGILYHVNYEYFLDANSINLYNAYNYGYFFTNQKIPDETSPSSSGDEKAASNGSDKSGANLGGEKAVAPEERIYVLYVGSRVMQENCVMYNRKDMIEFKKGNAYKIIQQNKFNSHDSFFNIFLLKLESEYHFYNQFLRSEHEHLYRFSVHNCNMILTYDSLSKFDIPHEKFTPHFKDVYTLIIIYPGSNISSMCSLFSNYIFRESVYNLRKEQSNVLEIYAERKKLTMLVNNKTKNYYVNLNNKKKEEPLESSLLKMKSCLKQYVKNNYDDYFDYLNIIYFVSSD; this is encoded by the exons atgtatatttccttttttattaatgcgAATGGAATTTTATACCATGTGAATTATGAGTACTTCCTCGATGCTAACTCTATTAACCTGTACAATGCGTACAACTATGGTTACTTCTTCACTAATCAGAAGATCCCCGATGAAACTTCCCCTAGCAGCAGCGGTGATGAGAAGGCAGCTTCGAACGGCAGCGATAAATCTGGTGCTAACCTCGGGGGGGAGAAGGCTGTCGCCCCTGAAGAACGCATATACGTGCTCTACGTGGGCAGTCGAGTCATGCAAGAAAATTGTGTCATGTATAACCGCAAAGATATGATCGAGTTCAAGAAGGGAAACGCatacaaaattattcagCAGAATAAATTCAACTCGCATGACTCCTTCTTCAATATCTTTCTGCTGAAGCTCGAGTCTGAGTACCACTTTTATAACCAGTTCCTCAGAAGTGAGCATGAGCACCTCTACCGCTTCTCCGTGCACAACTGCAATATGATTCTGACATACGACTCCTTGAGCAAGTTTGACATTCCCCATGAGAAGTTCACCCCGCACTTCAA AGACGTATACACCCTGATCATCATCTACCCGGGAAGCAACATCAGCTCGATGTGCAGCCTCTTCAGCAACTACATATTTCGGGAGTCCGTTTACAACCTACGGAAGGAGCAGTCCAATGTGCTGGAGATCTACGCAGAGAGGAAAAAGCTAACCATGCTGGTGAACAACAAAACGAAGAACTACTACGTCAACctgaacaacaaaaaaaaggaagagcctCTAGAGAGTAGCCTtctcaaaatgaagagcTGCCTAAAGCAGTACGTGAAGAATAACTACGATGACTACTTCGATTATTTGaatatcatttattttgtatcgTCCGATTAG
- a CDS encoding hypothetical protein (putative), translating to MEEIEILKKNLNTEKVFYDLNWHELVLDNSFDPSVYEKFEPFKIGKQGKLPYASQDNEKSGHVDSYLAGEYIQQVERNTIGGDDLRDAQLQHRAMYHNKKADKGGRTDRSANSGGSPERPRRRREKKGTSNGQNHHLVEAESIPSTPIQLYTPDITHQKKRQGEIKKCDFIEEIKSPQTSSPVNFVPPVNILYDEEKVVFYFFISGDLKNFNISSNNNYVTISGRKIPYDVHRFADYYSHEIRGGYFVRSYLFMKPIQQERIRYEHRDGVVKVFVFLSKG from the coding sequence atggaagaaattgAAATCCTCAAAAAAAACCTAAACACGGAAAAGGTTTTCTACGACTTGAATTGGCACGAACTGGTTTTGGACAACTCGTTCGACCCTTCCGTTTATGAAAAGTTCGAGCCTTTTAAAATTGGTAAACAGGGGAAGTTACCATATGCTTCACAggataatgaaaaaagtggGCACGTCGATAGCTACCTAGCAGGGGAGTACATTCAACAGGTGGAGAGAAATACCATAGGTGGAGATGACTTGAGAGATGCCCAACTACAGCACCGAGCTATGTATCATAATAAGAAAGCGGACAAAGGGGGTAGGACAGACAGGTCGGCAAACTCAGGGGGCAGTCCGGAACGCCCACGACGCAGACGTGAGAAAAAAGGCACCTCCAACGGCCAAAATCATCACCTGGTTGAAGCGGAGTCCATTCCAAGCACCCCCATCCAGCTGTACACACCGGACATTACACACCAAAAGAAGAGGcagggagaaataaaaaaatgcgacTTCAtagaggaaataaaatccCCCCAGACATCCAGCCCGGTGAACTTTGTCCCCCCCGTGAACATCCTCTacgatgaagaaaaggttgtattttattttttcatttcaggagacttaaaaaattttaatatttcctcAAACAATAATTATGTTACAATATCAGGCAGGAAGATCCCCTACGATGTTCACAGATTTGCCGATTATTATTCCCATGAAATCAGGGGGGGGTATTTTGTGCGCAGCTATCTTTTCATGAAGCCGATTCAGCAGGAGCGGATTCGTTATGAGCACAGAGACGGGGTCGTCAAGGTGTTTGTCTTCCTTTCCAAGGGATAG
- a CDS encoding p25-alpha domain containing protein (putative), producing MENAFYIYTKNEADMDSRTFVKILKDASKAFKKGIFPEGFILKLLNKKLTAVDADLTFAKVKTKGAKRINYDQFVEAVKHLVDKHKLNYDQFVQTLCNEASSGPILYGTKAANVRFHDDKSTYTGVHKLGGPTIIDKNKTQFSDISEITDRSECNIRGVNLSVEKNL from the exons atggaaaacgcCTTCTACATATACACCAAGAACGAGGCTGATATGGACAGCAGAACAttcgtaaaaattttgaaggacGCTAGTAAGGCAttcaaaaagggaattttcCCCGAGGGGTTCATCCTCA AATTGCTGAACAAAAAACTGACGGCCGTGGATGCGGACCTCACATTCGCGAAGGTTAAAACGAAAGGAGCCAAAAGAATTAACTATGACCAGTTTGTTGAAGCAGTTAAGCATTTGGTAGACAAGCATAAGTTAAATTATGACCAGTTTGTACAAACATTATGCAATGAAGCTTCCAGTGGACCAATCCTTTATGGGACCAAAGCTGCCAATGTCAGGTTCCATGATGACAAGTCAACCTACACAGGTGTTCACAAGCTGGGAGGACCAACCATCATTGACAAGAACAAGACGCAATTTTCTGACATATCCGAAATTACAGATCGTTCGGAATGCAACATACGGGGAGTTAATCTCAGCGTTGAGAAGAATTTGTAG
- a CDS encoding S-adenosyl-methyltransferase mraW (putative), with translation MHNSLCLSLTLLSTCGHCFWRGGRCSDLRSSHGRNVVNCNRHPTHFATNQEGESQDEANILDSSYVYHTPVLVDEVVRYLRGDHSEGNRIEERHSEGNRIDEFQSEERHSERHSGRHTDGVESPGEARPPSFFISSRGERTEEKGEGTTLWGKMKNGKNPNGRTQQRDAFTRPLSFTPLARLPPRQNTPAEYYIDATLGGGGHTLQILKNIAPTSKVIAIDKDIESIYYNKQKLQRYVDVNKLTMIHGDYRHIIHLLHRYGLPLFGSYSGILLDLGASTHQLRCGRRGFSYKYNGPLDMSMDRYTDEEYARMCRESTERGGSGSNEDYQSNQANHIKQTYWESPKTEPQKRIGEILNTYSPQQLRFIMNTYGQEKKASRIAKKIVQWRKSNGIIKTTYQLRDIVLSTCKKNYKANQKVLSRVFQSFRIYINDEMKALKEFLLSSYKLLRARKRLVIISYHSLEYKCVEMFIHGRKHLWTKINDADITPSERELKVNKSARSAKMSVFEKL, from the exons ATGCACAACTCACTGTGCCTTTCCCTTACGCTGCTTAGCACGTGTGGCCATTGCTTCTGG AGAGGTGGACGCTGTAGTGACCTCCGTAGCAGCCATGGAAGAAACGTCGTAAACTGCAACCGTCACCCAACACACTTTGCGACCAACCAAGAAGGGGAAAGTCAAGATGAAGCAAACATATTAGACAGCTCGTATGTCTACCACACCCCCGTGCTCGTTGACGAAGTGGTACGCTACCTTAGGGGTGACCACTCAGAAGGGAACCGCATAGAAGAGCGCCACTCAGAAGGGAACCGCATAGATGAGTTCCAATCAGAAGAGCGCCATTCAGAACGGCACTCAGGACGCCACACAGATGGAGTAGAATCACCGGGCGAGGCACgccccccctctttttttatctcatcACGAGGGGAGAGAAcagaagaaaagggagaaggtACCACTCtgtggggaaaaatgaaaaatggaaagaaccCAAATGGGAGGACACAACAAAGGGATGCTTTTACCAGGCCCCTTTCATTTACACCTCTCGCACGGCTTCCCCCAAGACAGAATACTCCAGCTGAGTACTACATCGATGCGACACTGGGAGGTGGCGGACACACTCTgcagattttaaaaaacatagcaCCAACAAGCAAAGTGATCGCCATAGACAAGGACATAGAATCCATTTATTACAACAAACAGAAGTTGCAACGTTATGTAGATGTGAACAAGCTGACTATGATACACGGCGACTACAGACACATCATTCATCTGCTCCACCGGTATGGCCTTCCTCTGTTTGGCAGCTACAGTGGCATTTTACTCGACCTGGGTGCATCCACGCATCAGCTGAGATGTGGGAGGAGGGGGTTCAGTTACAAGTACAACGGTCCCCTTGACATGAGCATGGACAGGTACACAGATGAGGAGTACGCCCGGATGTGTAGGGAGAGTACGGAacgtgggggaagcggttCAAATGAGGATTACCAATCCAACCAGGCTAACCATATTAAGCAGACCTACTGGGAGAGCCCCAAAACCGAGCCGCAAAAACGAATCGGCGAAATTCTCAACACGTACAGCCCCCAACAGTTAAGGTTCATAATGAACACATATggtcaggaaaaaaaggcgtctagaattgcgaaaaaaattgtacagtGGAGGAAAAGCAATGGAATTATCAAGACCACGTATCAGCTGAGAGACATCGTTCTTTctacatgcaaaaaaaattacaaagcaAATCAAAAAGTCTTATCCAGGGTGTTTCAGTCATTTCGAATTTACATCAACGATGAAATGAAGGCCTTAAAGGAGTTTTTATTATCAAGCTATAAATTGTTACGGGCAAGAAAAAGGCTTGTCATTATTTCATATCATTCTTTGGAATACAAGTGTGTGGAAATGTTTATCCATGGAAGGAAACACTTATGGACAAAAATTAACGACGCCGATATAACCCCCAGTGAAAGGGAATTAAAGGTCAACAAATCTGCGCGCTCCGCCAAAATGTCCGTTTTTGAGAAACTTTAG
- a CDS encoding isoprenylcysteine carboxyl methyltransferase (putative): MNVGVYFLTALLLYTSLLNYKTLVYLITPSSAEHIQNGTHRVYNTLDHYLHVFLEYGFVSIYLLVAFQPNKNVYTKRSPQNYLFAKGLLVFFFFFLFHFVLNVKNNFPVNIFFLILTVFHLSEFFLSFLHNKNNYNYYNFLVNPNCGYVYFFILTLLEYYLKIFFFVLVHFFEKYLSKRLLQNLLLVNYFFLKNFVQNGRSVCTYCYVNQIDWGQNGGACQVGGGVGEGVSGGVGMRVGMRVSSLLGTDANIGVGAGAGEPSLLRLLQNRMRLRGKLRKVAFALPLATTQGTTQGSSSQGDKKYPRERDTSPTCGASPIGRRTYGECLFTRGTPPLDTTTTCKTYDLSSSFCQKIIHQYAHIFEKYQVRGSYKRAHKYHLLVVLLSTLCCLLGLLLRIIGLLHCSGNFCFYVMSSDHLADKAIKNKHKLVKSGVYKYMRHPCYTGWFYYALFLQLLLMNAFCFVLCFFVSWAYFYRTIKMEETYLLECYGEEYRNYKRKTPSI, translated from the exons ATGAACGTAGGCGTGTACTTCCTAACCGCGCTCCTTTTGTACACATCCCTACTGAATTACAAAACGTTGGTGTACCTGATTACCCCCTCATCTGCCGAACACATACAGAACGGGACCCACCGTGTCTATAACACCCTTGATCATTACTTGCACGTATTCTTGGAGTATGGCTTCGTTAGCATCTACCTTCTAGTTGCATTTCAgccaaacaaaaatgtgtacacgAAACGGAGTCCCCAAAATTACTTATTTGCCAAAGGACTCCtagtgttcttttttttcttcctattcCACTTTGTGCTTAATGTAAAGAATAACTTCCcagtaaacattttttttctaatccTTACAGTATTCCATTTGTCtgagtttttcctttccttcttacataacaaaaataattacaattatTACAACTTCTTAGTGAACCCTAATTGTGGTTATGTTTACTTCTTCATCCTTACTCTACTTGAATATtatttgaagattttttttttcgtcctggtgcacttttttgaaaaatatttgagtAAGAGACTCCTACAGAATCTCCTTcttgtgaattattttttcctcaagaATTTTGTGCAGAATGGGAGAAGTGTGTGCACCTACTGCTATGTTAATCAGATCGATTGGGGACAAAATGGCGGGGCATGCCAAGTCGGCGGGGGAGTCGGCGAGGGAGTCAGCGGGGGAGTCGGCATGAGAGTCGGCATGAGAGTAAGCTCGCTCCTTGGCACAGATGCAAACATTGGTGTGGGCGCTGGAGCGGGGGAGCCTTCCCTACTGCGCCTTCTGCAGAACCGCATGCGCTTGAGGGGGAAGCTACGCAAGGTGGCCTTCGCACTCCCCTTAGCAACAACACAGGGAACAACACAGGGAAGTTCTTCACAAGGCGATAAAAAATACCCTAGAGAAAGGGACACATCTCCCACGTGTGGTGCTTCCCCCATTGGGAGGAGGACCTACGGAGAGTGCCTCTTCACCAGGGGGACCCCCCCCCTTGACACAACCACAACATGTAAAACGTATGACCTGAGTAGCTCCTTCTGCCAGAAAATTATACACcaatatgcacatatatttgAGAAGTACCAAGTCAGGGGAAGCTACAAACGAGCACACAAGTACCACCTGTTAGTGGTACTCTTATCCACGCTGTGTTGTCTGTTGGGGTTACTCCTGCGAATAATAGGTTTGCTTCATTGCTCTGGCAATTTCTGCTTCTACGTTATGAGCAGCGACCACTTGGCCGACAAGGCCATCAAGAACAAGCACAAATTGGTGAAGTCCGGTGTGTACAAGTACATGCGGCATCCCTGCTACACTGGCTGGTTCTACTACGCGTTGT TCTTGCAACTGCTCCTCATGAACGCTTTCTGCTTTGTCTTATGTTTTTTCGTGTCGTGGGCGTACTTTTATCGCAccataaaaatggaggagaccTACTTGCTGGAGTGTTACGGCGAGGAGTACAGAAATTACAAGCGGAAAACGCCCAGCATATAG
- a CDS encoding hypothetical protein (putative) has protein sequence MARKKPQLFLICDSEGFTWIPQLTIEWKIKYLFCSDAKMKKCFVDTFGLYDTETNTHDNVLKFIEKQNLDNVNLLFIAMSTSKLHELIMEYVINQKKFFFIFSSNLPTMNMEKLNKLKMSIKNFNMDSDIIYDVKEEFKKTNKQFYWNIFNALTSQRVFYNLKNTLKELGGEIYAVQIESTFMPFLTENEDIENKLFYKTVLIISLIEFLFCKPKSVSAKCYSVKGQNVTVKSIAGSALFDSLNCYFNISDNSSNKIFEVKVFGDNGSVEVSYNAEHNCFQLLRCLNHYEYPSLFVESAHESALNELKYFVDEKLYTNKYLNTYTNAVHTALCLWKSNGENIPLESKKPDGCTAPHECAATDAEIMVEAVKDFSITA, from the exons ATGGCGCGCAAAAAACCGCAGCTGTTTCTCATCTGTGACAGCGAGGGCTTCACGTGGATCCCGCAGCTAACCATCGAGTGGAAAATCAAGTACCTCTTCTGCAGTgacgcaaaaatgaaaaaatgctttgTGGATACATTCGGTCTCTACGATACAGAAACCAACACACATGACAACGTATTGAAATTTattgaaaagcaaaatttgGACAATGTCAATCTGCTCTTTATAGCCATGTCGACATCTAAACTACATGAGCTTATCATGGAGTATGTAATAAAccaaaagaaattttttttcatctttagCTCGAACTTACCAACAATGAATATGGAGaagttaaacaaattaaaaatgtcaatAAAGAATTTCAACATGGATAGTGATATTATTTATGATGTGAAAGAggagtttaaaaaaacgaataagcAATTTTattggaatatttttaatgcctTAACAAGTCAGCGTGTTTTTTACAACCTAAAAAATACACTTAAGGAGTTAGGGGGTGAGATATATGCTGTTCAAATTGAGTCTACctttatgccatttttaacagAAAATGAGGATATAGAAAATAAGTTGTTTTACAAAACGGTGTTAATTATATCCCTAATtgagtttttattttgcaagcCGAAGAGCGTATCTGCCAAATGCTACTCTGTGAAGGGTCAGAACGTCACGGTGAAGTCCATCGCGGGCAGTGCTCTCTTCGACTCGCTCAACTGCTACTTCAACATTTCCGACAATTCGAGCAACAAGATTTTTGAAGTCAAGGTGTTCGGCGACAACGGCTCGGTGGAGGTTTCCTACAACGCGGAGCATAACT GCTTCCAACTGCTGCGGTGCCTGAACCACTACGAGTACCCGAGTCTCTTCGTGGAGAGTGCCCACGAGAGCGCCTTGAAC GAACTCAAATACTTCGTAGATGAAAAATTGTACACTAATAAGTATCTCAATACGTACACAAACGCTGTGCACACAGCCCTCTGCTTGTGGAAAAGCAACGGAGAAAATATTCCCCTGGAGAGTAAGAAGCCCGATGGGTGTACTGCCCCCCATGAGTGTGCTGCCACCGATGCAGAGATCATGGTGGAAGCTGTCAAGGACTTCAGCATAACCGCGTGA
- a CDS encoding ubiquitin activating enzyme (putative), whose amino-acid sequence MHRTLRKIFDRQTCDKIESMKILLVGAGGIGSEFLKNIITIGCRNIDIVDIDTIDITNLNRQFLFKKDDVKKYKSFVAKERALQHNKGLNINAYTFDVCTMKSSDIAKYDYVVNALDNIKARKYVNKLCVMEKKVLIEAGSTGYNGQVYPILANETKCYNCEEKPKNKTYAICTIRQTPSLPEHCVAWGRLIFETFFCKSDNETLIDIKNHVEEESKKRNMDQFQIITFIFNYLFYDTIKELAALKKDYVTEPIPILFKGTAKEDQCGETEQEGADDAPSGAAPPNVSGQDEAHKHKETEPAAITLCSQNIWKQDECIKMYTETFAKLYSYLNINKQTEEYLVFDKDDDDCINFITAISNLRMMNFSIKQKSKFDVQSIAGNIIPAISSTNAIVASLQATQLIHVIEHLERVKESDKVVTINSLRDSKAKHVWVKSIVSGNKMFSRGNIVNAENLEPPNPSCYICQQPMIDIYIKSFSEMTLYDFVKNVCTNELAFLYPFLDKQDRNIFDYDSFLENDDEYIKGLYNSLSEWDIKNDEILILTDFQNDKDQLEIHLKEDPTLQAPYDIKQKVVKKRKVEELRGPEAPTPSTKKRKHINQEEEPLNDKKKARTQNKVEEIVIDDEECVNDNLVLID is encoded by the exons ATGCACCGCACGCTGCGAAAAATCTTCGACCGCCAAACATGCGATAAGATAGAGAGCATGAAGATCCTGCTCGTGGGGGCAGGCGGAATAGGCAGTGAATTCCTAAAAAACATAATCACCATAGGATGTAGAAATATCGATATAGTAGACATCGACACAATTGACATCACCAACTTGAACAGACAATTCTTGTTTAAGAAGGATGACGTGAAGAAATACAAGTCCTTTGTCGCCAAAGAGAGGGCTCTCCAGCACAACAAAGGCTTAAATATTAACGCCTACACATTCGATGTGTGCACCATGAAGAGTAGTGACATAGCAAAGTACGACTACGTTGTTAATGCCCTGGATAATATTAAGGCTAGAAAATACGTAAACAAATTATGCgtaatggagaaaaaagttttaattgAAGCAGGTAGCACAGGGTATAATGGTCAGGTATATCCTATTCTTGCAAATGAAACAAAGTGTTACAACTGTGAGGAGAAACCAAAAAATAAGACATATGCCATTTGCACGATTAGGCAAACCCCATCATTACCTGAACATTGCGTAGCATGGGGAAGACTCATTTTTGAGAcgtttttttgcaaaagtgatAATGAGACTTTGATTGATATTAAGAATCATGTTGAGGAAGAATCCAAAAAGAGGAATATGGATCAGTTTCAAATCATcaccttcatttttaactaccttttttatgacaCCATTAAGGAGCTGGCTGCGCTGAAGAAGGACTACGTCACGGAGCCAATCCCCATACTGTTCAAGGGGACTGCAAAGGAGGACCAATGTGGTGAGACGGAACAGGAGGGAGCTGACGACGCCCCCAGTGGAGCAGCCCCCCCCAATGTGAGCGGCCAGGACGAAGCGCATAAACACAAGGAAACCGAACCAGCGGCCATCACCCTGTGCTCTCAAAACATATGGAAACAAGATGAGTGCATCAAAATGTACACAGAAACATTCGCAAAATTGTATAGCTActtaaacataaataaacaaacggAGGAGTACCTGGTGTTTGATAAGGATGACGATGACTGCATCAATTTCATAACAGCCATTTCGAATTTACGTATGATGAATTTTTCCATTAAGCAGAAAAGCAAATTTGATGTGCAGTCCATTGCGGGGAATATCATTCCGGCCATTTCGTCTACCAACGCGATTGTGGCCTCGCTGCAAGCAACGCAACTCATTCACGTTATTGAGCATTTGGAACGTGTGAAGGAGTCAGACAAGGTGGTCACAATAAACAGTTTAAGGGACAGCAAGGCAAAGCACGTGTGGGTCAAAAGTATCGTCAGCggaaataaaatgttttcaCGCGGAAATATTGTGAACGCCGAAAATTTGGAACCTCCCAACCCTAGCTGCTATATATGCCAACAGCCGATGATAGATATTTATATCAAAAGTTTTAGCGAAATGACGCTGTacgattttgtaaaaaatgtgtgcacaaaTGAGTTGGCCTTTTTGTACCCCTTCCTGGACAAGCAGGATAGAAACATATTTGACTATGACTCCTTTTTGGAGAACGACGACGAGTACATAAAGGGGTTGTATAACTCGCTCAGTGAGTGGGacattaaaaatgatgagatTCTTATTTTGACGGACTTTCAGAATGATAAGGACCAGCTGGAGATTCACCTGAAGGAGGATCCCACCCTGCAGGCACCCTACGACATAAAGCAGAAAGTTgtcaagaaaaggaaagtggAGGAGCTGCGTGGGCCAGAGGCGCCGACCCCCAG cacaaaaaaaaggaaacacatAAACCAGGAGGAAGAGCCCCtgaacgataaaaaaaaggcgcgcACCCAGAACAAGGTAGAAGAAATCGTCATCGATGACGAAGAGTGTGTGAAC